Part of the Coprothermobacter sp. genome, GCGTGCAGGGGAGAACTTTTCGATGATGCCGTCTGTGACCAGCATGTCGACTGCCAGGAGCGTACCGTCGGGTTGTGCTATCTGAGCGTTCTGGAAGAGCAGCTGCATGGCAAACCTCCCTTAGATGAACAGACTGACGACTTTGAACTTCTCGACGTCGATCAGGCCGAAATCCGTGATCTTGAGCTTTGGAATGACCGGAAGAGCCATGAACGCCAGTGTCATGAACGGATCGTCCAGCGGGCAGCCTGTTGCGTCGCGCATCACCTTGCCCAGGTCATCCAGGCGGGCCGCGACCTCAGGTACGGACAGGTCGGACATGAGACCGCCATATGGGAGCGGGAGAGAACCGACAACTTGTCCGTTGGCCGTCACCGCGAGGCCGCCGCCAATGAAGGCGACCTGCTGTACGGCCAGCAGCATGTCGCGGTCGGCAACGCCGCACACGACGATGTTGTGGGAATCGTGGGCAACCGATGAGGCCACCGCCCCCTGTTTCATCTGGAAGCCGCTGATGAACCCTACGCCCACGCGCCCCGTGGCGTGATGGCGTTCGAAAACTGCCACCTTCAGGACGTCCTGGTCGGTGTCCGACACAACAAAGCCGTGTGCGTCGACTCTTGGGTCGACGCGACGCTCGCCGGTCACAACCTGATGGGGGATCAGCTGCAGGACTCGGAGCTGCTTGCCCGGCTCGGCCTTGACACGCAGGCTCTGGTAGGTGGGAGTAGCTATGTTGATGCTGTTCTTGATGCCGTAGCTCCTCGAGGGATGCCCGTCGTCAGCGCCCAGGTAGCGTCCGTCCTTTGCCACCAGTTCTCCCTTGGCATAGGTGGATGACGGCTGAACGTGCCGCGGGTCCGGAAAGATGATGAAGTCGGCCCAGTAGCCGGGGGCAATGGCCCCTTTGCGAGGAAGGTTGTAGTGGGTGGCCGGGTTGAGCGAGCCCAGGCGTACGGCGGTCGGGAGGTCGACACCTGCTTCAAGCAGCAGGTTGACCGCGTAGTTGATATGCCCTTCCGCAAGCAGGTCGGACGGGTGCCGGTCGTCTGTCGCCAGCATGATGCGGTGCATGTTCTCTCTGGTCAGCAGTGGAATCAGGGCTTTCACGTCCCGTGTCACCGATCCCTCGCGCATCATGATCCACATTCCGCGGGCCAGCTTTTCACGGGCTTCATCTGCCGTCGTGCATTCGTGGTCGGTCGAGATGCCCGCGCCAATGTATGCCTCCAGGTCTTGCCCGGTGATGAAGGGCGCGTGCCCGTCGATCAGCTGTCCATCGAAGGCGGCCAGCTTGGCGAGGACCGCCGGATCCCTGAACAGGATGCCAGGGTAATTCATGAACTCCGCAAGACCCAGGACTCGCGGGTTGTGGCTCAGCTCCGACAGACGGTCAGCGTCAAGCGTCTCGCTGTTGGTTTCGAGGTGTGTCGCCGGGACACAGGAGGGGAGCATGAAGTAGAAATCCAGCGGAGAGTTGCGCGTGGCCTCGAGCATGAACCGGATGCCGCGCGCTCCAGCGACGTTGGCGATCTCATGCGGGTCCGCGATCACTGCGCCGGTGCCACATGCAAGCGCCACCTTGGCGAATTCGCCCGGGACGACCATGGTGCTCTCGATATGCATGTGGCCGTCGACAAAACTGGGCGCAGCATAGGCGCTTTTGCCGTCGACGACCGTCACGCCGTCATATCGCCCGATTCCTGCGATCTGGCTGCCCGATACTGCAATGTCGACATCGTCCTCGATGTGCCCGTCAAAGACGTTCACCAGGTGGATGTTCCTGATGACCACGTCTGCCGGTGTGCGGCCGGCTGCGACGTCGATCAGCCGTGCGATGCGTTCCTGAACTGTCTGAGTTTTGCGGTTCATGCGTCTTGCCTCACGCCTTTTCCAGAATGCGGACCAGCTCAGTGTTTGCCTGTTCGACAAGAGCCTCCTCGTCACATCCGATGACCTGGCCATCACGGTAGACGATTCTTCCATCGATGATCGTACACGCTATATTGCTTGTGGACGCCTCGTAGACCAGTCGACAGTATACGTTTGTGTGAGCTCCCGGCTGAGCGAACATGTCCCGTCCAAGGTCCACAAGCACAATGTCGGCTCGCTTGCCCGGTTCCAGCGTTCCCAGTTCCTCGTCCATGCCGAGTGCTTTTGCGGCATCCACAGTCACCATGGAAAAGACCTGTTCGGGAGTCATTGTCTGTGGCCCGTATTGCGGCCTGAACGCCGTCGCCAGAACGGCGAGCTCACGTACGGCGTCCATCCTCCCTCCATACACGGGACTGTCGAACCCGGGAAGGACCGGCGTTCCCTTGCGGACAAATTCGGGGAGGCGGGACAGGGGGCGGCCGAGTTTCAGATCGGCCGTCACGTTGATGACGACGCGCGCGCCGGCCTTGCGGATGACGTTCTGCTCCAGCTCCGAGGCAAACGACGGGTTGACCAGGAACGTATGCTCTCCCAGGACCCCCATCGTCTCGAGAGAAGCCAGCTCCTGAGGGCCGCTTTCGCGGCGCATGCGCTCGATCTGGCTCTTGTCCGTTGTCAGGACGATCTTGAGGGGATAGCCACCTGCATCGGCGAAAGCCTTGGCCTGTGTCAGGCACTCATCGGTACAAAAGAGAGGGTTCGTGGTGTTCACCGCATATCGCAGCAAGCCGCCCTGGCCGCTCGCTGCGATATCGTGGACAAGCGCCTGCGCGTCGGACATCTGTTCGCGGAGCGACATGCGCAGAGTCTCAGGCCAATCCGGCGTGCGGTCGGCCAGCAGGCGTCCGCCGATGAGCCTGAACCCGAGCGTGCGGGCTGCCTGGAAGATCTGATCCATGTGGCGCATCGAGCCGCCTTCGAAGAGCGTCGTGACGCCGCTGCGAATCGACTGGCACATGCCGAGTTCAGCCGAGCAGCGAACCTGTTCGGGAGAAAAGCCTCCAACAAGCCTGAGAGCCGTTCTCTCGCGCTCGGCATCATCCAGGATCTGGTCGGTCTGACCACGAAGAAGGCTCAAACCGAGGCGAGCATGACCAAAGATCAGGCCAGGCAGGACAATCATGCCTGACGCGTCGATCGTGACGTCAGGGCGTTCGCCGCGGCCGATGGCAGTGTCGATGCGCTTGATACGTCCGTCAGCGACGAGCAGGTC contains:
- the ade gene encoding adenine deaminase; this translates as MNRKTQTVQERIARLIDVAAGRTPADVVIRNIHLVNVFDGHIEDDVDIAVSGSQIAGIGRYDGVTVVDGKSAYAAPSFVDGHMHIESTMVVPGEFAKVALACGTGAVIADPHEIANVAGARGIRFMLEATRNSPLDFYFMLPSCVPATHLETNSETLDADRLSELSHNPRVLGLAEFMNYPGILFRDPAVLAKLAAFDGQLIDGHAPFITGQDLEAYIGAGISTDHECTTADEAREKLARGMWIMMREGSVTRDVKALIPLLTRENMHRIMLATDDRHPSDLLAEGHINYAVNLLLEAGVDLPTAVRLGSLNPATHYNLPRKGAIAPGYWADFIIFPDPRHVQPSSTYAKGELVAKDGRYLGADDGHPSRSYGIKNSINIATPTYQSLRVKAEPGKQLRVLQLIPHQVVTGERRVDPRVDAHGFVVSDTDQDVLKVAVFERHHATGRVGVGFISGFQMKQGAVASSVAHDSHNIVVCGVADRDMLLAVQQVAFIGGGLAVTANGQVVGSLPLPYGGLMSDLSVPEVAARLDDLGKVMRDATGCPLDDPFMTLAFMALPVIPKLKITDFGLIDVEKFKVVSLFI